A region from the Pseudomonas cucumis genome encodes:
- the gltB gene encoding glutamate synthase large subunit yields the protein MKAGLYQPDEFKDNCGFGLIAHMQGEPSHTLLQTAIEALTCMTHRGGINADGKTGDGCGLLIQKPDVFLRAIAQETFGVELPKQYAVGMVFFNQDPVKAEAARENMNREILAEGLTLVGWRKVPIDTSVLGRLALERLPQIEQVFIGGEGLSDQDMAIKLFSARRRSSVANAADVDHYICSFSHKTIIYKGLMMPADLTAFYPDLSDQRLQTAICVFHQRFSTNTLPKWPLAQPFRFLAHNGEINTITGNRNWAQARRTKFTNDLMDLEELGPLVNRVGSDSSSMDNMLELMVTGGIDLFRGVRMIIPPAWQNVETMDPDLRAFYEYNSMHMEPWDGPAGVVMTDGRYAVCLLDRNGLRPARWVTTKNGFITLASEIGVWNYQPEDVIAKGRVGPGQIFAVDTETGQILDTDAIDNRLKSRHPYKQWLRKNALRIQATMEDNDHGSAFYDVDQLKQYMKMYQVTFEERDQVLRPLGEQGYEAVGSMGDDTPMAVLSQRVRTPYDYFRQQFAQVTNPPIDPLREAIVMSLEVCLGAERNIFQESPEHASRVILSSPVVSPAKWRSLMNLDRPGFERQIIDLNYDESVGLEAAVRNVADQAEEAVRAGRTQIVLSDRHIAPGKLPIHASLATGAVHHRLTEKGLRCDSNILVETATARDPHHFAVLIGFGASAVYPFLAYEVLGDLIRTGEVLGDLYEVFKNYRKGITKGLLKILSKMGISTITSYRGAQLFEAIGLSEEVCDLSFRGVPSRIKGARFVDIEAEQKALAAEAWSPRKPIQQGGLLKFVHGGEYHAYNPDVVSTLQAAVQQGDYSKFKEYTALVDNRPVSMIRDLFKVKTLDTPLDISEIEPLESVLKRFDSAGISLGALSPEAHEALAEAMNRLGARSNSGEGGEDPARYGTIKSSKIKQVATGRFGVTPEYLVNAEVLQIKVAQGAKPGEGGQLPGGKVNGLIAKLRYAVPGVTLISPPPHHDIYSIEDLSQLIFDLKQVNPKALVSVKLVAEAGVGTIAAGVAKAYADLITISGYDGGTGASPLTSIKYAGAPWELGLAETHQTLRGNDLRGKVRVQTDGGLKTGLDVIKAAILGAESFGFGTAPMIALGCKYLRICHLNNCATGVATQNEKLRKDHYIGTVDMVVNFFTYVAEETREWLAKLGVRSLEELIGRTDLLEVLEGQTAKQNHLDLTPLLGSDHIPADKPQFCQVDRNPPFDKGLLAEKMVDLATSAINDMSGADFALDICNCDRSIGARISGEIARKHGNQGMANAPITFRFKGTAGQSFGVWNAGGLNMYLEGDANDYVGKGMTGGKLVIVPPKGSIYKTQDSAIIGNTCLYGATGGKLFAAGTAGERFAVRNSGAHTVVEGTGDHCCEYMTGGFVCVLGKTGYNFGSGMTGGFAYVLDQDNTFVDRVNHELVEIQRISGEAMEAYRSHLQRVLNEYVEETDSEWGRNLAENLDDYLRRFWLVKPKAANLKSLLSSTRANPQ from the coding sequence ATGAAAGCAGGTCTGTACCAACCAGATGAATTCAAGGATAACTGCGGTTTCGGCCTGATAGCCCATATGCAGGGCGAGCCCAGTCATACCCTTTTGCAAACGGCCATTGAGGCCCTGACCTGCATGACCCACCGCGGTGGGATCAACGCCGACGGCAAGACCGGTGACGGTTGCGGTCTGCTGATTCAAAAGCCGGATGTATTCCTGCGTGCAATTGCCCAGGAAACCTTCGGCGTCGAACTGCCCAAGCAATACGCTGTGGGCATGGTCTTCTTCAACCAGGACCCGGTCAAAGCCGAAGCCGCTCGCGAGAACATGAACCGCGAGATCCTGGCTGAAGGCCTGACCCTGGTCGGCTGGCGCAAAGTGCCGATCGATACCAGCGTCCTCGGCCGCCTGGCCCTCGAACGCCTGCCGCAGATCGAACAAGTGTTCATCGGTGGTGAAGGCCTGAGCGATCAGGACATGGCGATCAAGCTGTTCAGCGCCCGTCGTCGTTCGTCCGTGGCCAACGCCGCCGACGTCGATCACTACATCTGCAGCTTTTCCCACAAGACCATCATTTATAAAGGCCTGATGATGCCGGCGGATTTGACCGCCTTCTATCCAGACCTGAGCGACCAGCGCCTGCAAACCGCAATCTGCGTGTTCCACCAGCGCTTCTCCACCAACACCTTGCCGAAATGGCCGCTGGCGCAGCCGTTCCGCTTCCTCGCCCACAACGGCGAGATCAACACCATCACCGGCAACCGCAACTGGGCTCAGGCCCGTCGCACCAAGTTCACCAACGATCTGATGGATCTGGAAGAACTCGGCCCGCTGGTGAACCGGGTAGGTTCCGACTCCTCCAGCATGGACAACATGCTCGAGCTGATGGTTACCGGTGGCATCGACCTGTTCCGTGGCGTGCGGATGATCATTCCGCCTGCGTGGCAGAACGTCGAAACCATGGACCCGGATCTGCGTGCGTTCTACGAATACAACTCGATGCACATGGAACCGTGGGACGGCCCGGCCGGCGTGGTAATGACTGACGGTCGTTACGCGGTGTGCCTGCTCGACCGTAACGGTCTGCGTCCGGCGCGTTGGGTCACCACCAAAAACGGCTTCATTACCCTGGCCTCGGAAATCGGTGTCTGGAACTACCAGCCTGAAGACGTGATCGCCAAGGGCCGCGTTGGCCCGGGCCAGATCTTTGCCGTGGACACCGAAACCGGTCAGATCCTCGACACCGATGCCATCGACAACCGCTTGAAGTCCCGTCATCCGTACAAGCAATGGCTGCGCAAGAATGCCCTGCGCATCCAGGCGACCATGGAAGACAACGACCACGGTTCGGCGTTCTACGACGTTGATCAGCTCAAGCAGTACATGAAGATGTACCAGGTCACGTTCGAAGAGCGCGACCAGGTGCTGCGTCCGCTCGGCGAGCAAGGCTACGAAGCCGTCGGCTCGATGGGTGACGATACGCCGATGGCCGTGCTGTCCCAGCGCGTGCGCACGCCGTACGACTATTTCCGTCAGCAGTTCGCGCAGGTCACCAACCCGCCGATCGACCCGCTGCGCGAAGCCATTGTCATGTCGCTGGAAGTCTGCCTCGGCGCCGAGCGCAACATCTTCCAGGAATCGCCGGAACACGCCTCGCGCGTGATCCTCAGCTCGCCGGTCGTTTCCCCGGCCAAGTGGCGCTCGCTGATGAACCTCGATCGTCCAGGCTTTGAACGCCAGATCATCGACCTTAACTACGACGAGAGCGTCGGCCTTGAAGCCGCGGTGCGCAATGTCGCCGATCAGGCTGAAGAAGCCGTGCGCGCCGGTCGCACCCAGATCGTGCTGAGTGACCGTCACATCGCCCCGGGCAAGTTGCCGATCCACGCTTCGCTCGCCACCGGCGCGGTACACCATCGCCTGACCGAAAAAGGCCTGCGTTGCGACTCCAACATCCTGGTGGAAACCGCAACCGCTCGCGATCCGCATCACTTCGCGGTGCTGATCGGCTTCGGTGCTTCGGCGGTTTATCCGTTCCTGGCTTACGAAGTGCTGGGCGACCTGATCCGAACCGGTGAAGTGCTGGGCGACCTCTATGAGGTGTTCAAGAACTACCGCAAAGGCATCACCAAAGGCCTGCTGAAGATCCTGTCGAAGATGGGTATCTCGACCATCACTTCCTATCGCGGAGCACAATTGTTCGAAGCGATCGGCCTGTCCGAAGAAGTCTGCGACCTGAGCTTCCGTGGTGTGCCAAGCCGCATCAAGGGCGCGCGTTTCGTCGACATCGAAGCCGAGCAGAAAGCCCTGGCGGCCGAAGCCTGGAGCCCGCGCAAGCCGATCCAGCAAGGCGGCCTGCTGAAGTTCGTCCACGGTGGCGAATATCACGCCTACAACCCGGACGTGGTCAGCACCCTGCAAGCCGCTGTGCAGCAGGGCGACTACAGCAAGTTCAAGGAATACACGGCGCTGGTGGACAATCGTCCGGTGTCGATGATCCGCGACCTGTTCAAGGTCAAGACCCTGGATACGCCGCTGGACATCAGCGAGATCGAACCGCTGGAATCGGTGCTCAAGCGCTTCGACTCCGCGGGCATCTCTTTGGGTGCATTGTCGCCGGAAGCCCACGAAGCCCTGGCTGAAGCCATGAACCGCCTCGGTGCGCGTTCCAACTCCGGCGAAGGCGGCGAAGACCCGGCGCGCTACGGCACCATCAAGAGCTCGAAAATCAAGCAAGTCGCCACTGGCCGTTTCGGTGTGACCCCGGAATACCTGGTTAACGCTGAAGTGCTTCAGATCAAAGTCGCTCAGGGCGCCAAGCCCGGCGAAGGTGGTCAGCTGCCAGGCGGCAAGGTCAATGGTCTGATCGCCAAGCTGCGTTACGCGGTGCCGGGTGTGACCCTGATTTCGCCTCCGCCGCACCACGACATCTACTCGATCGAAGACTTGTCGCAGCTGATTTTCGACCTGAAACAAGTCAACCCGAAGGCGCTGGTCTCGGTGAAGCTCGTGGCAGAAGCGGGCGTCGGCACCATCGCGGCCGGTGTGGCCAAGGCCTACGCGGACTTGATCACTATCTCCGGCTACGACGGCGGCACCGGTGCATCGCCGCTGACGTCGATCAAATACGCGGGCGCACCGTGGGAACTCGGCCTGGCCGAAACCCACCAGACCCTGCGCGGCAACGACTTGCGCGGCAAGGTCCGGGTGCAGACCGACGGTGGCCTGAAAACCGGCCTCGACGTGATCAAGGCCGCGATCCTCGGCGCTGAAAGCTTCGGCTTCGGCACCGCGCCAATGATCGCCCTGGGCTGCAAATACCTGCGTATTTGCCACCTGAACAACTGCGCCACCGGGGTTGCGACTCAAAACGAGAAGCTGCGCAAGGATCACTACATCGGTACCGTCGACATGGTGGTGAATTTCTTCACCTACGTCGCCGAAGAAACCCGTGAGTGGCTGGCCAAGCTGGGCGTGCGTTCCCTCGAAGAGCTGATCGGTCGTACCGATCTGCTGGAAGTCCTCGAAGGCCAGACCGCCAAGCAGAATCACCTGGACCTGACCCCGTTGCTCGGCAGCGATCACATCCCGGCAGACAAGCCTCAGTTCTGCCAGGTCGACCGCAACCCGCCGTTCGACAAAGGCCTGCTGGCCGAGAAAATGGTCGACCTCGCCACTTCGGCCATCAACGACATGAGCGGCGCCGATTTCGCCCTGGATATCTGCAACTGCGACCGTTCCATCGGCGCGCGGATCTCCGGTGAAATTGCTCGCAAGCACGGCAACCAGGGCATGGCCAATGCGCCGATCACCTTCCGCTTCAAAGGCACGGCGGGTCAGAGCTTCGGTGTGTGGAACGCCGGCGGTCTGAACATGTACCTGGAAGGCGATGCCAACGACTACGTCGGCAAAGGCATGACCGGCGGCAAGCTGGTCATCGTTCCGCCGAAGGGCAGCATCTACAAGACTCAGGACAGCGCCATTATCGGCAACACCTGCCTGTATGGCGCCACCGGGGGCAAGCTGTTCGCCGCCGGTACCGCGGGCGAGCGTTTCGCGGTGCGTAACTCCGGTGCTCACACCGTCGTGGAAGGCACGGGCGATCACTGCTGCGAGTACATGACCGGTGGTTTCGTCTGCGTGCTGGGCAAGACCGGCTACAACTTCGGCTCAGGCATGACCGGCGGTTTCGCCTATGTGCTTGACCAGGACAACACCTTCGTTGACCGGGTCAACCACGAACTGGTGGAAATCCAGCGGATCAGCGGTGAGGCGATGGAAGCCTATCGCAGCCACTTGCAACGCGTGCTGAACGAATACGTCGAGGAAACCGACAGCGAGTGGGGTCGTAACCTCGCTGAAAACCTCGATGACTATCTGCGTCGTTTCTGGCTGGTCAAGCCCAAGGCTGCCAACCTGAAATCGTTGCTTTCCAGCACCCGTGCCAACCCGCAGTGA
- a CDS encoding MFS transporter — MPPSAQDDVVAELSEIYIEKGTPLFMRTVLALFSGGFATFALLYCVQPMMPLLSHEFSINAAQSSLILSVATGMLAIGLLITGPISDRIGRKPVMVAALFAAALCTMASAMIPSWQGVLVMRALVGLSLSGLAAVAMTYLSEEIHPQHLGLAMGLYIAGNAIGGMCGRLIVGVLIDFVSWHTAMLVIGGLALIAAAVFWKILPESRNFRARSLHPRSLLDGFTMHFRDAGLPLLFIEAFVLMGAFVTLFNYIGYRLLAEPYHMDQAFVGLLSVVYLSGIYSSAKIGALADQLGRRKVLWATIVVMLAGIALTMFTPLPLVILGMLIFTFGFFGAHSVASSWIGRRAIKARGQASSLYLFSYYAGSSIAGTAGGVAWHWGGWNGIGLFIGGLLVIALLVALKLAKLPPLENLKA, encoded by the coding sequence ATTCCGCCCTCCGCGCAGGATGATGTCGTCGCTGAGCTGAGCGAGATCTACATCGAAAAAGGCACGCCGCTGTTTATGCGCACGGTGCTGGCGCTGTTCTCGGGCGGTTTCGCGACCTTTGCCCTGCTGTATTGCGTGCAACCGATGATGCCGCTGCTGTCCCACGAGTTTTCCATCAACGCAGCCCAGAGCAGCCTGATCCTGTCAGTGGCCACCGGAATGCTCGCCATCGGCTTGCTGATCACCGGCCCCATCTCTGATCGCATCGGGCGTAAACCGGTGATGGTCGCCGCGCTGTTCGCCGCCGCTCTTTGCACCATGGCCAGCGCGATGATCCCGAGCTGGCAAGGCGTGCTGGTGATGCGGGCGCTGGTGGGGCTGTCGTTGAGCGGTCTGGCGGCGGTCGCGATGACTTACCTGAGCGAAGAAATCCATCCGCAGCACCTTGGCTTGGCCATGGGCTTGTACATCGCTGGCAACGCCATCGGCGGCATGTGCGGACGGTTGATCGTCGGGGTATTGATCGACTTCGTCAGCTGGCACACGGCGATGCTGGTCATCGGTGGCCTGGCGCTGATTGCCGCAGCGGTGTTCTGGAAAATCCTTCCGGAATCGCGCAACTTCCGCGCCCGCTCGCTGCATCCGCGCAGTTTGCTGGATGGCTTCACCATGCACTTTCGCGATGCCGGCCTGCCGCTGTTGTTTATCGAGGCTTTCGTGCTGATGGGCGCGTTCGTCACGCTGTTCAACTACATCGGTTATCGCTTGCTGGCCGAGCCGTATCACATGGACCAGGCCTTCGTCGGGCTGCTCTCGGTGGTGTACCTGTCGGGCATCTACAGCTCGGCGAAAATCGGCGCCCTGGCCGACCAACTCGGCCGGCGCAAAGTGCTCTGGGCAACCATTGTGGTCATGCTCGCGGGCATCGCCCTGACCATGTTCACGCCGTTACCGCTGGTGATTCTCGGCATGCTGATCTTTACCTTCGGCTTCTTCGGGGCGCATTCGGTGGCCAGTAGCTGGATTGGTCGGCGTGCGATCAAGGCCAGAGGGCAGGCGTCGTCGCTATACCTGTTCAGCTATTACGCCGGGTCGAGTATCGCGGGTACGGCGGGCGGTGTGGCCTGGCACTGGGGTGGCTGGAACGGGATCGGGCTGTTTATTGGCGGGTTGTTGGTGATTGCGCTGTTGGTGGCGTTGAAGCTGGCGAAGTTGCCGCCGTTGGAAAATTTGAAAGCGTGA
- the hemE gene encoding uroporphyrinogen decarboxylase encodes MTALKNDRFLRALLKQPVDVTPVWMMRQAGRYLPEYRASRAKAGDFMSLCMNPAFACEVTMQPLDRYPQLDAAILFSDILTIPDAMGQGLYFETGEGPRFKKVISTLADIEALPIPDPHKDLGYVMDAVSTIRRELNGRVPLIGFSGSPWTLATYMVEGGSSKDFRKTKAMLYDNPQAMHLLLDKLAQSVTSYLNGQIMAGAQAVQIFDTWGGNLSAAAYQEFSLAYMRKIVSGLIREHEGRKVPVILFTKNGGLWLESIADAGADALGLDWTCDIGEARQRVGSKVALQGNMDPTVLYAKPEAIRTEVGRILASYGKGSGHVFNLGHGITPEVDPEHAGAFLRAVHELSAQYHE; translated from the coding sequence ATGACTGCCCTGAAGAACGACCGTTTCCTTCGCGCCCTGCTCAAGCAACCCGTAGACGTCACCCCCGTGTGGATGATGCGTCAGGCCGGTCGCTACCTGCCTGAATACCGCGCCAGCCGTGCCAAGGCCGGTGACTTCATGAGCTTGTGCATGAACCCGGCGTTCGCTTGCGAAGTCACGATGCAGCCGCTCGACCGCTATCCACAACTGGACGCGGCGATCCTCTTCTCCGACATCCTGACCATCCCCGATGCCATGGGCCAGGGCCTGTACTTCGAGACCGGTGAAGGTCCGCGCTTCAAAAAAGTCATCAGCACCCTGGCCGACATCGAAGCCCTGCCGATTCCTGATCCGCACAAAGACCTCGGCTACGTCATGGACGCGGTCAGCACCATCCGTCGCGAACTGAATGGCCGCGTGCCGCTGATCGGCTTCTCCGGCAGCCCATGGACCCTGGCCACCTACATGGTCGAAGGCGGCTCGTCGAAAGACTTCCGCAAGACCAAGGCCATGCTCTACGACAACCCGCAAGCCATGCACTTGCTGCTGGATAAACTCGCGCAGTCGGTCACCAGCTACCTCAACGGCCAGATCATGGCCGGCGCGCAAGCGGTGCAGATCTTCGACACCTGGGGCGGTAATCTCTCGGCGGCGGCGTACCAGGAGTTCTCCCTGGCCTACATGCGCAAAATCGTCAGCGGCCTGATCCGCGAGCACGAAGGCCGTAAGGTTCCGGTCATCCTGTTCACCAAGAACGGCGGCCTGTGGTTGGAAAGCATCGCTGACGCTGGCGCTGATGCGTTGGGCCTGGATTGGACCTGCGACATTGGCGAAGCCCGCCAACGCGTCGGCAGCAAAGTCGCCCTGCAAGGCAACATGGACCCGACCGTGCTTTACGCCAAGCCAGAAGCCATTCGAACCGAAGTCGGCCGCATCCTCGCCAGCTACGGCAAAGGCAGCGGCCACGTGTTCAACCTCGGCCATGGCATCACGCCGGAAGTCGATCCAGAACATGCCGGTGCGTTCCTGCGTGCGGTGCATGAACTGTCGGCGCAGTATCACGAGTGA
- a CDS encoding FAD-dependent oxidoreductase, which produces MAERLNNDFQFIDVGRKDPKKKLLRQRKKEFVEIYEPFKPQQSADQAHRCLGCGNPYCEWKCPVHNFIPNWLKLVAEGNILQAAELSHQTNTLPEVCGRVCPQDRLCEGACTLNDGFGAVTIGSVEKYITDTAFAMGWRPDMSKVKPTGKRVAVIGAGPAGLGCADVLVRGGVTPVVFDKNPEIGGLLTFGIPEFKLEKTVLSNRREVFTGMGIEFRLNTEVGKDVTIEQLLEEYDAVFMGMGTYTYMKGGFAGEDLPGVYDALDFLIANVNRNLGFEKSPEDFVDMKGKKVVVLGGGDTAMDCNRTSIRQGAKSVTCAYRRDEANMPGSRKEVKNAKEEGVKFLYNRQPIAIVGEDRVEGVKVVETRLGEPDARGRRSPEPIPGSEEIIPADAVVIAFGFRPSPASWFEQFSIQTDSQGRVVAPEQGQYKHQTSNPKIFAGGDMVRGSDLVVTAIFEGRNAAEGILDYLGV; this is translated from the coding sequence ATGGCTGAACGTCTGAATAACGACTTCCAGTTCATCGATGTCGGGCGCAAAGATCCGAAGAAGAAACTGTTGCGTCAACGCAAGAAAGAGTTCGTGGAAATCTACGAACCCTTCAAACCCCAGCAGTCGGCCGACCAGGCCCACCGCTGCCTGGGTTGCGGTAACCCGTACTGCGAATGGAAGTGCCCGGTGCACAACTTCATTCCGAACTGGCTGAAGCTGGTGGCCGAGGGCAACATCCTGCAGGCCGCCGAGTTGTCGCACCAGACCAACACCCTGCCGGAAGTCTGCGGCCGGGTTTGCCCCCAGGATCGTCTGTGCGAGGGTGCCTGCACCCTTAACGACGGTTTTGGTGCAGTGACCATTGGTTCGGTCGAGAAGTACATCACCGACACCGCGTTTGCCATGGGCTGGCGTCCGGACATGTCCAAGGTCAAGCCGACCGGCAAGCGTGTCGCGGTGATCGGCGCGGGCCCTGCCGGCCTGGGCTGTGCCGACGTGCTGGTGCGCGGCGGCGTGACTCCGGTGGTGTTCGACAAGAACCCGGAAATCGGCGGTTTGCTGACCTTCGGCATCCCCGAGTTCAAGCTGGAAAAGACCGTGCTGAGCAATCGCCGCGAAGTCTTCACCGGCATGGGCATCGAGTTCCGCCTGAACACCGAAGTGGGCAAGGACGTGACCATCGAGCAACTGCTCGAAGAATACGATGCCGTGTTCATGGGTATGGGCACCTACACCTACATGAAGGGCGGCTTTGCCGGTGAAGATCTGCCGGGCGTGTATGACGCGCTGGATTTCCTGATCGCCAACGTCAACCGCAACCTGGGCTTTGAAAAGTCGCCGGAAGATTTCGTCGACATGAAGGGCAAGAAGGTCGTGGTACTGGGTGGCGGCGACACGGCGATGGACTGCAACCGTACTTCGATTCGTCAGGGCGCCAAGTCGGTGACCTGTGCCTATCGTCGTGACGAAGCGAACATGCCGGGCTCGCGCAAAGAGGTGAAGAATGCCAAGGAAGAAGGCGTGAAATTCCTCTACAACCGCCAGCCGATCGCTATCGTCGGTGAAGACCGTGTCGAAGGCGTGAAGGTGGTCGAGACCCGTCTCGGCGAACCGGACGCCCGTGGCCGTCGCAGCCCCGAGCCGATCCCGGGTTCCGAAGAGATCATCCCGGCTGATGCCGTGGTCATCGCCTTCGGTTTCCGTCCAAGCCCGGCGTCTTGGTTCGAGCAGTTCAGCATCCAGACCGACAGCCAGGGCCGCGTTGTGGCCCCGGAACAAGGCCAGTACAAGCACCAGACCAGCAACCCGAAAATCTTCGCCGGTGGCGACATGGTGCGCGGTTCCGACCTGGTGGTAACGGCGATCTTCGAAGGGCGCAATGCTGCGGAAGGGATCCTGGATTACCTGGGCGTTTAA